From a region of the Georgenia yuyongxinii genome:
- a CDS encoding putative glycolipid-binding domain-containing protein, whose amino-acid sequence MLAGVTTSEGRPVTAPTPSAAAGAWQSPPSVAAWRHNDAREGFEVTFFRRHGSGWRLQGSTAAVEAGQAWIVEYTIEVDAGWRTLHARVTSRSVAGLFHVELEGDAHGSWRVDGRPAPRLQGCLDVDLEASAMTNSLPVHRLPLAPGEPAAAPAAYVRADGLAVERLEQTYERLPGGERRFAYAAPTFDTAHELRFDGAGLVVDYPGLAVRVR is encoded by the coding sequence GTGCTCGCCGGTGTCACCACTTCGGAGGGACGCCCAGTGACGGCACCGACGCCGTCTGCAGCGGCTGGCGCCTGGCAGTCGCCACCGTCAGTGGCCGCCTGGCGTCATAACGACGCACGCGAGGGGTTCGAAGTCACGTTCTTCCGGCGGCACGGGTCTGGCTGGCGGTTGCAGGGCAGCACCGCCGCCGTTGAGGCTGGTCAGGCGTGGATAGTGGAGTACACGATCGAGGTCGACGCCGGATGGCGCACCCTGCACGCCCGGGTGACCTCGCGGTCCGTGGCCGGGCTGTTCCACGTCGAGCTGGAGGGCGACGCCCACGGCAGCTGGCGGGTGGACGGGCGCCCGGCGCCTCGGCTGCAGGGTTGCCTGGACGTCGACCTCGAGGCCTCGGCGATGACCAACTCTCTGCCGGTCCACCGTTTGCCGCTGGCGCCAGGCGAGCCGGCGGCCGCGCCCGCGGCGTACGTCCGTGCGGACGGACTCGCCGTGGAACGGCTCGAGCAGACCTACGAGCGGTTGCCAGGGGGTGAGCGACGGTTCGCCTATGCCGCGCCGACGTTCGACACGGCCCATGAGCTTCGGTTCGACGGTGCCGGGCTGGTGGTCGACTACCCGGGCCTGGCCGTGCGCGTGCGATAG
- a CDS encoding isochorismatase family protein, with translation MTTALLVLDAQRTVLEGAGAVPAATTVRAALADLLARARAAGSPVIHVQNDGRPGYPDEPGTAGWGLVFDTRPGELTLRKTASDTFAANDDLADTLRGRGVDHLVIAGMQSDYCVRATSRSALQAGFRVTIPSGAHATYDDEAPATELARAVEEELAAEGVAIVPVEEVRF, from the coding sequence ATGACGACGGCGCTGCTCGTGCTCGACGCCCAACGCACCGTGCTCGAGGGCGCCGGCGCGGTACCGGCGGCCACGACCGTGCGCGCCGCGCTCGCGGACCTCCTCGCCCGGGCCCGGGCGGCCGGCAGCCCGGTGATCCACGTGCAGAACGACGGCCGTCCTGGGTACCCCGACGAGCCGGGAACCGCCGGCTGGGGGCTGGTCTTCGACACCCGGCCCGGCGAGCTCACGCTGCGCAAGACCGCCTCCGACACGTTCGCCGCCAACGACGACCTCGCCGACACCCTGCGCGGCCGCGGCGTCGACCACCTCGTCATCGCCGGCATGCAGAGCGACTACTGCGTGCGCGCCACCAGCCGCTCGGCCCTGCAGGCCGGCTTCCGCGTGACGATCCCCAGCGGCGCGCACGCCACGTACGACGACGAGGCCCCGGCCACCGAGCTGGCGCGCGCCGTCGAGGAGGAGCTCGCCGCCGAGGGCGTGGCGATCGTGCCCGTCGAGGAGGTGCGGTTCTGA
- a CDS encoding TetR/AcrR family transcriptional regulator, protein MSSARSSRTAADLTARARIRDAAIRRFATEGMNASLRRVAADAGVSAALILHHFGSRAGLRTACDEHVLAEIRETKSAVLGTGGGNGGAAGVMLAQLAQVEGYAPLVGYVLRCMQSGGTLAADFVEHLVADAVAYLEEAVAAGTVRPSRGPEARARLLVEQGIGALLLQLPAHQDHLDLRELPGWLRGYMDRIALPLLELYTEPLLMDASLLDAYLATSTPAHPADPSPIRSSS, encoded by the coding sequence ATGAGTTCAGCCCGGTCCTCGCGGACCGCGGCGGACCTGACCGCCCGGGCCCGGATCCGCGACGCGGCCATCCGTCGCTTCGCCACGGAGGGCATGAACGCCTCGCTCCGCAGGGTCGCCGCGGACGCCGGGGTCAGCGCGGCACTGATCCTTCACCACTTCGGCTCGCGCGCCGGACTGCGCACGGCCTGCGACGAGCACGTGCTCGCCGAGATCCGCGAGACCAAGTCCGCGGTGCTCGGCACGGGGGGCGGCAACGGCGGCGCCGCGGGCGTCATGCTGGCGCAGCTCGCCCAGGTCGAGGGCTACGCCCCGCTGGTGGGTTACGTCCTGCGCTGCATGCAGTCCGGCGGCACGCTCGCGGCCGACTTCGTCGAGCACCTCGTCGCCGACGCCGTCGCCTACCTCGAGGAGGCGGTGGCCGCCGGCACCGTCCGGCCCAGCCGCGGTCCGGAGGCCCGGGCCCGGCTGCTGGTCGAGCAGGGCATCGGCGCCCTCCTCCTCCAGCTCCCCGCCCACCAGGACCACCTCGACCTCCGGGAGCTGCCCGGCTGGCTGCGTGGCTACATGGACCGCATCGCCCTGCCGCTCCTCGAGCTTTACACCGAACCCCTGCTCATGGACGCCAGCCTGCTCGACGCCTACCTCGCGACGAGCACCCCCGCACATCCGGCCGACCCATCCCCCATCCGGAGCTCCTCATGA
- a CDS encoding ABC transporter ATP-binding protein yields the protein MTDLALEARGLEKSFGTTRALDGFDLTVRTGEVAGFLGPNGAGKSTTIRVLLGLLRADAGTARVLGRDPWVDAVDVHRRSAYVAGDTTLWPNLTGGETIDLLTRLHGGPARTRRRAELLERFELDPTKKARTYSKGNRQKVALVAALASDAELFLLDEPTAGLDPLMEAVFTDEVRALQSQGRTVLLSSHILAEVEKLCDTVTIIRAGRAVETGTLAQLRHLTRSTITATTTADLASLRTLPGVHHLTHSGGYLAFDVDDVHIAAVLRVLADTGVQNLTIAPPSLEELFLRHYGDELRAPEEVPVR from the coding sequence ATGACCGATCTTGCCCTCGAGGCCCGCGGCCTCGAGAAGTCCTTCGGCACCACCCGCGCCCTCGACGGCTTCGACCTGACCGTGCGCACCGGCGAGGTCGCCGGCTTCCTCGGACCCAACGGCGCCGGGAAGTCGACAACCATCCGCGTGCTGCTCGGGCTGCTGCGCGCCGACGCCGGCACCGCCCGGGTGCTTGGCCGCGACCCGTGGGTGGACGCCGTCGACGTGCACCGCCGCTCCGCCTACGTGGCCGGTGACACCACCCTGTGGCCCAACCTCACCGGCGGGGAGACCATCGACCTGCTCACCCGCCTGCACGGCGGCCCGGCCCGCACCCGACGGCGCGCCGAGCTGCTCGAGCGGTTCGAGCTCGACCCCACCAAGAAGGCCCGCACCTACTCCAAGGGCAACCGGCAGAAGGTGGCCCTCGTCGCGGCGCTGGCCTCCGACGCCGAGCTGTTCCTGCTCGACGAGCCGACCGCCGGCCTCGACCCCCTCATGGAGGCCGTCTTCACCGACGAGGTGCGCGCGCTGCAGAGTCAGGGGCGCACGGTGCTGCTCTCCAGCCACATCCTCGCCGAGGTGGAGAAGCTCTGCGACACCGTGACGATCATCCGCGCGGGCCGCGCCGTCGAGACCGGCACCCTCGCCCAGCTGCGCCATCTCACCCGCTCCACCATCACCGCGACGACGACGGCGGACCTTGCCTCCCTGCGCACGTTGCCCGGGGTCCACCACCTGACCCATTCGGGCGGCTACCTCGCCTTCGACGTCGACGACGTGCACATCGCCGCCGTCCTACGGGTGCTGGCCGACACGGGCGTGCAGAACCTCACCATCGCCCCGCCGTCGCTGGAGGAGCTCTTCCTGCGCCACTACGGCGACGAGCTCCGCGCACCCGAGGAGGTACCGGTGCGATGA
- a CDS encoding ABC transporter permease, with translation MTVTLTAPPPGVTARGRRTNRPWSGTGALVRLYLRLDRVRIVIWVLALGLTVAATVPALETAYPDAAARQTRATLMSNPSAVLMSGPSFGLDHYTFGAMVANEVSLTVLVATSIMAILLVARHTRADEEAGRTEVLRALPVGRYAPAAAALAAVTVATLAVGAAVAAGLASAGLETASSLAMGLGTALTGLVFGAVAAVTTQLTAHARAASGMAMAVLGAAFLVRGVGDILHTGGSWLSWFSPLAWAQQTRLFVDLRWWPLGVSLAATLVLLAVAVSLAQRRDLGAGLLTGRPGPAVAPASLLSPVGVARRLLRGSFAGWGTGLLFFAVAFGALANSLKDAVADLPNLGQWIGAGAALDDLTATFAAAMLSFLVLAVAAFAVSAVLRLRAEEEAGRTELVLASGTSRPGWLGGWLTVVAAQTLVLLVIAGSGLGLGMAVVTADAGWVGRLAVGALAYLPAVAVIAGLAVALVGLLPRLAALVWVLVAYVIFVTWFGGLLNLPGWAHDLSPLARTPYVPVEDVAAGPLVGLAVVAVVLVGLGFVGFRRRDLGG, from the coding sequence ATGACCGTCACGCTCACCGCTCCCCCGCCCGGCGTGACGGCGCGCGGGCGGCGCACGAACCGGCCGTGGTCCGGCACCGGCGCCCTGGTGCGGCTGTACCTGCGCCTGGACCGGGTGCGGATCGTCATCTGGGTGCTCGCCCTCGGCCTGACCGTCGCCGCGACGGTGCCCGCGCTCGAGACCGCCTATCCCGACGCCGCGGCCCGCCAGACCCGCGCCACCCTCATGTCCAACCCGTCCGCCGTCCTCATGAGCGGACCCAGCTTCGGCCTGGACCACTACACCTTCGGCGCCATGGTCGCCAACGAGGTGAGCCTGACGGTGCTCGTCGCGACCTCGATCATGGCCATCCTGCTCGTCGCGCGTCACACCCGCGCCGACGAGGAGGCCGGCCGCACCGAGGTCCTGCGAGCCCTGCCGGTGGGCCGCTACGCCCCTGCCGCCGCGGCACTCGCAGCCGTGACCGTCGCCACCCTCGCCGTCGGCGCCGCGGTCGCCGCCGGGCTGGCGAGCGCCGGCCTAGAGACGGCGAGCTCGCTCGCGATGGGCCTGGGAACGGCGCTGACGGGGCTGGTGTTCGGCGCCGTCGCCGCGGTGACGACGCAGCTGACCGCGCACGCCCGGGCCGCGTCGGGCATGGCGATGGCGGTGCTGGGGGCGGCGTTCCTGGTCCGCGGCGTCGGCGACATCCTCCACACCGGCGGGTCCTGGCTGTCCTGGTTCTCCCCGCTCGCGTGGGCCCAGCAGACCCGGCTGTTCGTGGACCTGCGCTGGTGGCCGCTCGGGGTCTCCCTCGCGGCGACCCTGGTGCTGCTCGCCGTCGCCGTCTCCCTCGCCCAGCGTCGGGACCTCGGTGCCGGCCTGCTGACCGGCCGGCCCGGCCCCGCCGTCGCCCCCGCCTCGCTGCTCTCCCCGGTGGGCGTGGCCCGGCGGCTCCTGCGCGGCTCGTTCGCGGGCTGGGGCACGGGCCTGCTGTTCTTCGCCGTCGCCTTCGGTGCCCTGGCGAACTCCCTGAAGGACGCCGTCGCCGACCTGCCCAATCTGGGCCAGTGGATCGGCGCCGGCGCCGCGCTGGACGACCTGACCGCCACGTTCGCCGCGGCCATGCTCTCCTTCCTGGTGCTCGCGGTCGCGGCGTTCGCCGTCTCAGCGGTGCTGCGCCTGCGCGCGGAGGAGGAGGCCGGGCGCACCGAGCTGGTGCTGGCCTCGGGCACGTCACGGCCCGGCTGGCTGGGCGGGTGGCTGACGGTCGTGGCGGCGCAGACGCTCGTGCTGCTCGTCATCGCCGGGTCGGGCCTGGGCCTGGGCATGGCGGTGGTGACCGCGGATGCCGGCTGGGTGGGCCGCCTGGCCGTGGGCGCGCTGGCCTACCTGCCGGCGGTGGCCGTGATCGCCGGGCTCGCGGTGGCGCTCGTGGGCCTGCTGCCGCGCCTGGCCGCGCTGGTCTGGGTGCTGGTGGCCTACGTCATCTTCGTGACGTGGTTCGGCGGCCTGCTGAACCTGCCCGGGTGGGCGCACGACCTCTCGCCGCTGGCCCGCACACCGTACGTGCCGGTCGAGGACGTCGCGGCCGGTCCGCTGGTTGGTCTGGCGGTCGTCGCGGTGGTGCTGGTGGGGCTCGGGTTCGTCGGGTTCCGACGGCGCGACCTGGGCGGGTAG
- a CDS encoding carbohydrate deacetylase codes for MTRQLVVTADDLGLGPQTNAAVVDLLAEGRALTSTTLMTVAPGAADAVARVRSAGIAAPRLHVTMTSAREMSPWRPLATDVPTLTDGRGTFHAALGRLTGTATPEDVTREMTAQLAWMRAAGLQPAALDSHSGILYGARGKSLLTTAIDFCADNGLGFRLPRRLPRLVDLAWRGRIRRRYDEGVALAEAHGVRLPETIVGCWLPGRLLLSYAQLRANVLSQLRQLPEGISELILHPAPEGVARRLDRAEGRKRVWELRLLRDPLFLRTLRSEGIGLVPAW; via the coding sequence ATGACGCGTCAGCTCGTGGTGACCGCGGACGATCTCGGCCTCGGCCCGCAGACCAACGCCGCGGTCGTCGACCTGCTCGCCGAGGGCCGTGCCCTGACCTCCACGACGCTCATGACCGTGGCGCCCGGCGCGGCCGACGCCGTCGCGCGCGTCCGGTCCGCCGGCATCGCCGCGCCGCGCCTGCACGTCACGATGACCAGCGCCCGCGAGATGAGCCCGTGGCGCCCGCTCGCCACCGACGTACCCACCCTGACCGACGGCCGCGGCACCTTCCACGCCGCGCTCGGTCGCCTCACCGGCACCGCCACCCCGGAGGACGTCACCCGGGAGATGACGGCGCAGCTGGCGTGGATGCGCGCCGCCGGCCTGCAGCCCGCGGCGCTCGACTCGCACTCGGGCATCCTCTACGGCGCGCGCGGCAAGAGCCTGCTCACCACCGCGATCGACTTCTGCGCCGACAACGGCCTCGGCTTCCGCCTGCCCCGCCGCCTGCCCCGGCTGGTCGACCTCGCCTGGCGCGGCCGCATCCGGCGGCGCTACGACGAGGGCGTGGCCCTGGCCGAGGCGCACGGCGTCCGGCTCCCCGAGACCATCGTCGGCTGCTGGCTGCCCGGCCGGCTGCTGCTCAGCTACGCCCAGCTGCGCGCGAACGTGCTCAGCCAGCTGCGCCAGCTGCCCGAGGGCATCTCCGAGCTGATCCTGCACCCCGCCCCCGAGGGCGTGGCGCGCCGGCTCGACCGGGCCGAGGGCCGCAAGCGGGTCTGGGAGCTACGGCTCCTGCGCGACCCGCTGTTCCTGCGCACGCTACGCAGCGAGGGCATCGGGCTCGTCCCGGCCTGGTGA
- a CDS encoding EamA family transporter, with amino-acid sequence MSIDQGRLRAGMWFALASAAAFGTSGAFAKSLLEVGWSPGAAVTARVAGAAVVLLGPALLALRGRWYLLRRNAGLIITYGLIAMAACQLFFFNAVTTLSVGVALLLEYLGFLLVVLWLWVRHAQRPRRFTLLGIALALAGLVLVLDVTGGLRIDLGGVLWGLGAAVGLATYFVLSARPATGLPPLVMAAGAMVVATVALGLAGLVGIMPMRARAVPVELAGTQVHWLVPLAALSLIATAFAYATGIAGTRRLGSKIASFFGLTEVMFAVLFSWLLIGELPLPVQLLGGVLIVAGLVAVRYDELRAAPMPLAGQRASAGPTAEPALAGDTVPPAEAAPSSLTPDGPDRA; translated from the coding sequence GTGAGCATCGACCAGGGACGCCTGCGCGCCGGCATGTGGTTCGCGCTCGCCTCCGCCGCAGCGTTCGGCACCTCCGGCGCCTTCGCGAAGTCGCTGCTCGAGGTCGGCTGGAGCCCCGGCGCGGCCGTCACGGCCCGGGTGGCGGGGGCCGCCGTCGTCCTCCTCGGACCGGCCCTGCTGGCCCTGCGCGGGCGCTGGTACCTGCTGCGCCGCAACGCCGGGCTGATCATCACCTACGGCCTCATCGCCATGGCCGCCTGCCAGCTCTTCTTCTTCAACGCGGTGACCACCCTGTCCGTGGGGGTGGCGCTGCTGCTGGAGTACCTCGGGTTCCTGCTGGTCGTCCTGTGGCTGTGGGTGCGCCACGCCCAGCGCCCCCGGCGGTTCACCCTGCTCGGGATCGCGCTCGCGCTCGCGGGGCTGGTGCTCGTCCTCGACGTCACCGGCGGCCTGCGCATCGACCTCGGCGGCGTGCTGTGGGGGCTGGGTGCCGCCGTCGGGCTGGCCACGTACTTCGTGCTCTCCGCGCGCCCGGCCACCGGGCTGCCGCCGCTGGTGATGGCGGCCGGCGCCATGGTGGTGGCCACCGTCGCGTTGGGGCTGGCCGGCCTGGTGGGGATCATGCCGATGCGGGCGCGGGCCGTGCCGGTCGAGCTCGCGGGCACGCAGGTGCACTGGCTGGTCCCGCTCGCGGCCCTGTCGCTCATCGCGACGGCGTTCGCCTACGCCACCGGCATCGCCGGCACGCGGCGGCTGGGCTCGAAGATCGCCTCGTTCTTCGGGCTCACCGAGGTGATGTTCGCGGTGCTCTTCTCCTGGCTGCTCATCGGGGAGCTGCCGCTGCCGGTCCAGCTGCTCGGTGGTGTTCTCATCGTGGCCGGGCTGGTCGCGGTGCGCTACGACGAGCTGAGGGCGGCGCCGATGCCGCTTGCCGGCCAAAGGGCATCCGCAGGCCCGACGGCGGAGCCCGCCTTGGCGGGGGACACGGTACCGCCCGCGGAAGCTGCGCCGTCGAGCCTCACGCCGGACGGGCCGGACCGGGCCTGA
- a CDS encoding CGNR zinc finger domain-containing protein, whose translation MVFARDTEVALATAASLVNTRGRDEDRLTTAAELDEFLAGWEFTGARTHDAVELAAVRDLRPVLRRLWTAGDPDVVAAGVNALLAEAGALPQLVRHDGWDWHLHATPQQAPLATRMAVEAAMALADVVRAGELDRLRVCAGEHCADLVVDLSRNRSRRYCDSGCGNRANVAAYRARRAVP comes from the coding sequence GTGGTCTTCGCTCGCGACACGGAGGTCGCCCTGGCGACCGCGGCGTCCCTGGTCAACACCCGCGGACGGGACGAGGACCGGCTCACCACGGCCGCCGAGCTGGACGAGTTCCTCGCCGGATGGGAGTTCACCGGGGCCCGCACCCACGACGCCGTCGAGCTGGCAGCGGTGCGCGACCTGCGGCCGGTGCTGCGCCGGCTGTGGACGGCCGGCGACCCGGACGTCGTCGCCGCGGGCGTCAACGCCCTGCTGGCCGAGGCCGGTGCGCTGCCGCAGCTGGTGCGGCACGACGGCTGGGACTGGCACCTGCACGCCACCCCCCAGCAAGCCCCGCTGGCCACGCGGATGGCGGTGGAGGCGGCGATGGCGCTGGCCGACGTCGTCCGGGCCGGTGAGCTCGACCGGCTGCGGGTGTGCGCCGGCGAGCACTGCGCGGACCTGGTCGTGGACCTCTCGCGCAACCGCTCACGGCGCTACTGCGACTCCGGCTGCGGCAACCGCGCCAACGTGGCGGCCTACCGGGCACGGCGGGCGGTGCCCTGA
- a CDS encoding MFS transporter, whose protein sequence is MPNSYRQILALPGALAFSAAGFLARFPVSMVGIGIVLMLANLTGSYATAGTVSATFVIAQAICAPQLARLVDRRGQARVMTPAVTVSALGLAGLAVAAVLGAPLWTVYACAVLSGATIGSIGALVRARWTRAVRTPRDLHRAYSLESALDEATFVLGPVVATTLATSVAPWSGVVVAAVVIAVGGYAFLGQRGTEPPVQPASVTAARTGSVMRSGALAGIVVVFMFVGGIFGATDVAIVAFTAEHGRPGAAGVLLGIFSLGSVIAGLLYGAHTWTGPAWRRFLAGVVALAVGTALFLLVDSLAVMGAVMFVTGFAISPTIINGNSMVQHIVDRHRLTEGLTWLSTGVNVGVSVGSSVAGSLIDADGSGGGFAMVALMGVLAVVAALVVAPMLRRRDHGDPAHLPPH, encoded by the coding sequence GTGCCCAATTCTTATCGCCAGATCCTCGCGCTGCCCGGCGCCTTGGCGTTCTCGGCGGCGGGCTTCCTCGCCCGGTTCCCCGTCTCCATGGTGGGCATCGGCATCGTCCTGATGCTGGCGAACCTGACCGGCTCCTACGCCACCGCCGGCACGGTGTCGGCCACGTTCGTCATCGCCCAGGCAATCTGTGCACCCCAGCTCGCCCGGCTGGTGGACCGCCGCGGGCAGGCCAGGGTGATGACCCCGGCCGTCACCGTCTCCGCGCTGGGCCTGGCCGGGCTCGCCGTCGCCGCCGTGCTCGGCGCCCCGCTGTGGACGGTCTACGCCTGCGCCGTCCTCTCCGGCGCGACCATCGGCTCCATCGGTGCGCTCGTGCGCGCCCGCTGGACCCGTGCGGTCCGGACCCCGAGGGACCTGCACCGGGCCTACTCGCTGGAGTCCGCGCTCGACGAGGCGACGTTCGTCCTCGGGCCGGTGGTCGCCACCACCCTGGCCACCTCCGTCGCCCCCTGGTCTGGCGTCGTGGTCGCGGCCGTGGTGATCGCCGTCGGCGGCTACGCCTTCCTCGGCCAGCGCGGCACGGAGCCGCCCGTCCAGCCCGCGTCCGTCACGGCGGCGCGCACCGGCAGCGTGATGCGCTCCGGCGCGCTCGCCGGGATCGTCGTGGTGTTCATGTTCGTCGGCGGCATCTTCGGCGCCACGGACGTCGCGATCGTCGCGTTCACCGCCGAGCACGGCCGCCCAGGTGCCGCCGGCGTGCTGCTCGGCATCTTCTCTCTCGGGTCGGTGATCGCGGGCCTGCTCTATGGCGCGCACACCTGGACCGGGCCCGCCTGGCGGCGCTTCCTCGCCGGGGTGGTGGCGCTCGCCGTCGGCACGGCGCTTTTTCTCCTGGTCGACAGCCTCGCCGTCATGGGTGCGGTCATGTTCGTCACCGGGTTCGCGATCTCGCCGACGATCATCAACGGCAACTCGATGGTCCAGCACATCGTCGACCGGCACCGCCTCACGGAGGGCCTGACCTGGCTGAGCACCGGCGTGAACGTGGGCGTGTCCGTGGGCTCCTCGGTCGCAGGCTCGCTCATCGACGCCGACGGCTCCGGCGGCGGGTTCGCCATGGTGGCCCTCATGGGTGTGCTGGCGGTCGTCGCCGCGCTCGTGGTGGCGCCGATGCTGCGCCGTCGCGATCACGGTGACCCGGCGCACCTGCCGCCGCACTGA
- a CDS encoding thioesterase family protein yields MAYFERVGASAFRATGHVGGAWRTDEQHIAPALGLLAHAVELDRDARRDDSLVVGRLSYDILGTIPIDVVETSVRVVRPGRTVELVEATLGHDGRDAVLLRAWLMRPGDTTRVHATPLPRITPPADMPVWDASTVWPGGFVASAEVRREQVEPGRAAFWVRTPLPLVHGEEVSRLASAAGLFDIANGMTVRVDPRDVAFPNVDLTAHLFTQPRGDWLGFDTTVSFGPSGLGLTSSVIHDSGGPIGTIAQILTVRP; encoded by the coding sequence ATGGCCTACTTCGAGCGCGTCGGCGCGTCCGCTTTCCGCGCCACCGGGCACGTCGGCGGGGCATGGAGGACCGACGAGCAGCACATCGCCCCGGCGCTCGGGCTGCTGGCCCACGCCGTCGAGCTGGACCGTGATGCGCGCCGCGACGACTCCCTGGTGGTGGGGCGCCTGTCCTACGACATCCTCGGCACGATCCCCATCGACGTCGTCGAGACCTCGGTGCGGGTGGTGCGCCCGGGCCGGACCGTCGAGCTGGTGGAGGCCACCCTCGGCCACGACGGGCGCGACGCGGTGCTGCTGCGCGCCTGGCTCATGCGGCCGGGCGACACCACCCGCGTCCACGCCACACCGCTGCCACGGATCACCCCACCGGCCGACATGCCGGTCTGGGATGCCTCGACCGTCTGGCCCGGCGGATTCGTCGCCTCGGCGGAGGTGCGGCGCGAGCAGGTGGAACCCGGCCGGGCGGCGTTCTGGGTGCGCACCCCGCTCCCGCTCGTGCACGGCGAGGAGGTCAGCCGGCTGGCCAGTGCCGCCGGCCTGTTCGACATCGCCAACGGAATGACCGTGCGCGTCGATCCCAGGGATGTCGCCTTCCCCAACGTCGACCTGACCGCGCACCTCTTCACCCAGCCCCGGGGCGACTGGCTCGGTTTCGACACCACGGTGTCCTTCGGGCCGAGCGGCCTCGGGCTCACCAGCAGCGTCATCCACGATTCCGGCGGGCCAATCGGCACGATCGCCCAGATCCTCACCGTCCGCCCCTGA
- a CDS encoding trimeric intracellular cation channel family protein: MAADVTAQLGEVLPNVFRGIDLTGVFLNGVLGGTIARQRRFDLVGFAILAIVSALGGGMLRDTLLQVGTPVALTDPYYLATALAGAAVAFFVPLKGRWWTRTFLVADGIVLGCWSATGATKALAAGLGVLPAILLGVTTAVGGGMIRDVAVGQVPAVFGGNTLYATPAVFACLVTIPLHSQGLDNLGMLAAIIVGAGVSILAHWRQWRLPDPDSVHLPVKWPNRRRQPGGAGADDAAPAADDAAPAPPADDAAPPGGVRRWWRRRLGDTR, from the coding sequence GTGGCCGCGGACGTGACAGCACAGCTCGGTGAGGTGCTCCCGAACGTCTTCCGGGGCATCGACCTCACCGGCGTGTTCCTCAACGGGGTGCTCGGCGGCACCATCGCCCGCCAGCGACGCTTCGACCTCGTCGGCTTCGCGATCCTCGCCATCGTCTCCGCGCTGGGCGGCGGCATGCTGCGCGACACCCTGCTGCAGGTCGGCACGCCTGTCGCTCTGACCGACCCCTACTACCTCGCCACCGCCCTGGCCGGCGCCGCCGTCGCCTTCTTCGTGCCGCTCAAGGGCCGGTGGTGGACCCGGACGTTCCTCGTCGCGGACGGCATCGTCCTGGGGTGCTGGTCCGCGACGGGCGCGACCAAGGCGCTCGCGGCCGGGCTGGGCGTCCTGCCGGCCATCCTGCTGGGCGTGACGACGGCGGTCGGCGGCGGCATGATCCGCGACGTCGCGGTCGGGCAGGTGCCGGCGGTCTTCGGGGGCAACACGCTCTACGCGACGCCGGCCGTGTTCGCGTGCCTGGTGACGATCCCCCTGCACAGCCAAGGCCTGGACAACCTGGGGATGCTAGCAGCCATCATCGTCGGCGCCGGGGTGAGCATCCTGGCCCACTGGCGGCAGTGGAGGCTGCCGGACCCTGACTCGGTCCATCTCCCCGTCAAGTGGCCGAACCGGCGTCGGCAGCCGGGAGGAGCCGGTGCGGACGACGCCGCGCCAGCGGCCGACGACGCCGCGCCCGCGCCCCCGGCCGACGACGCCGCGCCGCCCGGCGGCGTGCGGCGGTGGTGGCGGCGGCGCCTGGGCGACACCCGCTGA